The following coding sequences are from one Methanohalophilus halophilus window:
- a CDS encoding class II SORL domain-containing protein has protein sequence MTDNINRLKDKDNPTETEKKHIPVIEGPSMMTAGGTYEVTVSVGIEPHVMEEDHYIEWIDLYLADQKIGRVDLGPSAEKAEATFKVTPNEELIGAKEFEVCHIRGVNVCGDCGLTSVITDFKAIESCNVHGLWESSMEVEVMSSKQKPGKKCSWKA, from the coding sequence ATGACTGATAATATCAACCGTTTAAAAGACAAGGATAATCCAACGGAGACTGAAAAGAAACATATACCTGTAATCGAAGGGCCTTCAATGATGACAGCAGGAGGTACCTATGAAGTAACGGTTTCTGTAGGAATTGAACCACATGTAATGGAAGAAGATCACTACATCGAATGGATAGACCTCTATCTTGCGGATCAGAAGATAGGAAGAGTAGATCTGGGGCCATCTGCAGAAAAAGCAGAAGCAACCTTTAAAGTAACTCCCAACGAGGAGTTAATTGGTGCAAAAGAGTTTGAGGTCTGTCACATAAGGGGTGTAAATGTTTGTGGAGATTGTGGTCTAACGTCTGTGATTACAGATTTTAAAGCAATTGAAAGTTGTAATGTCCATGGCCTCTGGGAATCTTCCATGGAAGTGGAAGTTATGTCCTCAAAACAAAAACCAGGCAAGAAATGCAGCTGGAAAGCTTGA
- a CDS encoding adenylyltransferase/cytidyltransferase family protein, with amino-acid sequence MTRILATGTFDILHPGHLYYLDQARKYGNELYVLVARDSTIEHKPKPIVPEKQRLEMVKALKVVDHALLGSKDDMFKPLEEVQPDIIVLGHDQVFNEKELEDKLQKRGFNTKVIRLGKPRQCPLCSSGRIIKRILERKRTEL; translated from the coding sequence TTGACACGCATACTTGCAACAGGAACCTTTGATATACTGCACCCGGGACATCTCTACTATCTGGACCAAGCCCGGAAGTATGGCAATGAATTATATGTCCTTGTTGCGCGGGACTCAACAATCGAACATAAGCCAAAACCCATAGTTCCTGAAAAGCAGCGGCTTGAAATGGTTAAAGCTTTAAAGGTTGTGGACCATGCCCTTCTGGGAAGCAAAGATGATATGTTCAAACCCCTCGAAGAGGTACAACCGGATATTATCGTATTGGGACACGACCAGGTATTCAATGAAAAAGAACTTGAAGATAAACTTCAAAAAAGAGGATTCAATACAAAGGTAATCCGCCTGGGAAAACCCCGGCAATGCCCCCTTTGCAGCAGTGGTAGAATTATAAAAAGGATCCTGGAAAGAAAGAGAACAGAATTATAA
- a CDS encoding CBS domain-containing protein: MILPTAQSIKQQRIELGLTQSGLAKRAGVSQPLIARIEAGDVDPRLSTLRKIFDAFDQSEKEKICVRNIMHTLVVFVSSDESVDHAVSIMQEHGYSQVPVIDNGVPVGSISEDTFVKSMAENKTAMISKMKVGDMMGESFPAVSPEADIGIVSTLLERYPAVLVLEKGVAIGFITKHDIIKLLHG; the protein is encoded by the coding sequence ATGATACTGCCAACTGCCCAATCCATAAAGCAGCAAAGGATAGAGCTAGGACTTACACAGAGCGGCCTGGCAAAAAGAGCCGGTGTCAGTCAGCCCCTTATAGCAAGAATAGAGGCGGGTGATGTTGATCCGAGGCTATCTACCTTGAGAAAAATATTTGATGCTTTTGACCAATCTGAAAAAGAAAAGATATGTGTCAGGAACATCATGCATACCCTTGTGGTTTTTGTATCTTCCGATGAGTCGGTGGACCATGCAGTCAGTATCATGCAGGAGCATGGTTATTCTCAGGTTCCTGTGATCGATAATGGTGTGCCTGTAGGCAGTATTTCAGAGGACACGTTTGTCAAGTCAATGGCTGAGAACAAAACCGCCATGATATCCAAAATGAAAGTAGGGGATATGATGGGTGAATCTTTTCCAGCAGTTTCCCCTGAGGCTGATATTGGTATTGTATCTACACTGCTGGAACGCTATCCTGCAGTCCTTGTGCTTGAAAAGGGAGTTGCTATCGGATTTATTACCAAGCACGACATAATTAAGTTGCTACACGGTTAA
- a CDS encoding VIT1/CCC1 transporter family protein codes for MKPKSDQSRYIILGSIDGILAVLGVVIGASNVSSNPDLIINAALGGAIALAMTNGLGSYLAESAVEYGNLADLEKPLLRNLESTSLEKETRNKILYDTLAHGGSSLIGSLVPILPFVFLENYALEVSVGLSIIVLAALGMFSGKIARQNLILHSVRMVGLGILVVIVVTAFGLT; via the coding sequence ATGAAACCAAAATCCGATCAGAGTAGATATATTATCCTTGGCAGTATTGACGGAATACTGGCAGTACTTGGTGTTGTCATTGGTGCTTCGAATGTCTCTTCTAACCCTGATCTCATAATAAATGCTGCTCTGGGGGGTGCGATTGCTCTTGCAATGACCAATGGACTTGGTTCTTACCTTGCAGAAAGTGCGGTAGAGTATGGCAATCTTGCTGACCTTGAAAAACCTCTCTTGCGCAATCTTGAATCTACAAGTCTTGAAAAAGAAACACGCAATAAAATATTGTATGATACTTTAGCCCATGGCGGTTCCAGTCTCATTGGTTCTCTTGTGCCGATATTGCCGTTTGTATTTCTGGAAAATTATGCACTGGAGGTCTCAGTTGGATTAAGTATAATCGTTTTGGCTGCTCTTGGAATGTTTTCCGGCAAAATAGCCCGTCAAAACCTGATACTACATTCTGTCAGAATGGTTGGGCTTGGAATACTTGTTGTAATTGTTGTAACTGCTTTTGGACTTACATGA
- a CDS encoding pyridoxal phosphate-dependent aminotransferase: MASSRLARVAESPTIRIANIANKLKHDGIDVISFSLGEPDFDTPRHISDAACKALYSGETHYSPSPGINPLREAIAKKLQTENNLNLDASNVMVTPGAKQAIFEVMMSVLDDGDEAILFDPAWVSYEPCIKFAGANPEWVPTDPENGFLPYDIGDHITDKTRLIVVNSPCNPTGGVFGKDKLKEIADLAIDHNLLVLSDEIYEKILYDEKHYSIGAIEGMQDRTITVNGFSKSYAMTGWRLGYVAANENFLHDFQKIQSHSVSSATTFAQYGAIEALEGDQQPVEDMVAEFRQRRDILVDGLNDIGIHCSRPKGAFYAFADVSEYGNGEEIAEKLLSDAHVAATPGSAFGPSGNNFVRLSYAISQERIREALERIENCLL; encoded by the coding sequence ATGGCATCTTCAAGATTGGCCCGAGTGGCTGAATCCCCAACAATACGTATAGCCAATATAGCAAATAAGCTCAAGCATGATGGCATTGATGTAATTAGTTTCAGTCTGGGTGAACCCGATTTTGATACACCCCGACACATCAGTGATGCTGCATGCAAGGCGCTTTATAGCGGAGAAACTCATTATTCTCCATCTCCGGGTATCAATCCGCTGCGCGAAGCTATAGCCAAAAAACTACAAACAGAGAACAATCTGAATCTGGATGCATCCAATGTGATGGTTACACCGGGAGCCAAGCAGGCAATCTTCGAAGTTATGATGTCTGTACTTGATGATGGCGATGAGGCTATCCTGTTCGATCCTGCCTGGGTTTCCTATGAACCATGCATCAAATTTGCAGGAGCAAACCCTGAATGGGTGCCTACAGACCCGGAAAATGGCTTTCTTCCTTATGATATTGGCGATCACATTACAGATAAAACTCGTCTGATAGTTGTCAATTCCCCTTGCAATCCCACAGGTGGTGTGTTTGGCAAGGACAAATTAAAGGAAATAGCAGACCTTGCCATTGATCATAATCTTCTGGTCCTCTCTGATGAGATATATGAGAAGATACTTTATGATGAAAAACACTACAGTATCGGTGCTATAGAAGGGATGCAGGATCGCACTATTACTGTAAATGGCTTTTCCAAATCCTATGCGATGACAGGCTGGAGGTTAGGTTATGTCGCTGCCAATGAAAATTTCCTTCATGATTTCCAGAAAATCCAGTCACATTCTGTCAGCAGTGCTACAACGTTTGCTCAATATGGTGCCATTGAGGCACTGGAAGGTGACCAGCAACCTGTTGAGGACATGGTAGCCGAATTCAGGCAACGCCGCGATATCCTTGTAGATGGATTGAATGATATAGGTATACATTGCAGCCGTCCCAAGGGTGCATTCTATGCATTTGCGGATGTAAGCGAGTACGGGAATGGTGAAGAGATTGCTGAGAAATTGCTTTCAGATGCCCACGTTGCTGCGACCCCCGGTTCGGCTTTCGGCCCAAGTGGTAACAATTTCGTGAGGCTTTCATATGCCATTTCACAGGAAAGGATAAGAGAAGCTCTTGAAAGGATTGAGAATTGTCTTTTATAA
- a CDS encoding DUF1638 domain-containing protein, with translation MFEDEIAYLMEEDNSVDNVIIIENDESYGIRDKLSKAGVDVETKTMVNLLNNPLPDNQFNIVIQILEFALHAIPKKLKDEVYTNTKRLTPISDGILLFYGLCGNVLSNIEQDFADYPCPVGILRENNGETVDDCIGAVLGGRQEYLDTLKSFKGEGAFFLTPMWAANWRDMLVSSGFGKDKNDIETSRYVFNQVGYKHVAKVDTGINYEKDFHDHVDEFANLFDFDILHVPANLNTLKQCYSNFKKELY, from the coding sequence ATGTTCGAAGATGAGATAGCATACCTCATGGAAGAGGACAATTCGGTAGACAATGTAATTATAATCGAAAATGATGAATCTTATGGCATCAGGGATAAACTCAGCAAAGCAGGAGTGGACGTTGAAACAAAAACCATGGTTAATTTGCTGAATAACCCATTGCCTGATAATCAATTCAATATAGTTATCCAGATACTTGAATTTGCCCTACATGCAATCCCAAAAAAACTCAAGGATGAGGTGTACACAAATACCAAAAGATTGACACCCATATCCGATGGTATATTGCTTTTCTACGGATTGTGTGGCAATGTACTCTCAAATATAGAGCAGGATTTTGCCGATTATCCCTGTCCGGTGGGAATACTAAGAGAAAATAACGGGGAAACAGTCGATGACTGTATTGGTGCCGTACTTGGAGGCAGACAGGAATATCTGGACACACTCAAGAGTTTCAAAGGAGAAGGGGCTTTTTTCCTGACCCCTATGTGGGCAGCCAACTGGAGGGATATGCTTGTTTCTTCAGGGTTTGGCAAAGATAAAAACGACATTGAAACATCGAGATATGTATTTAATCAAGTCGGATACAAACACGTGGCAAAGGTTGACACGGGAATTAATTATGAAAAGGATTTCCATGACCATGTGGATGAATTTGCCAATCTCTTCGATTTTGATATACTGCATGTGCCGGCAAACCTGAACACTTTAAAGCAGTGCTACAGTAATTTCAAAAAAGAATTGTATTGA
- a CDS encoding symporter small accessory protein, with protein sequence MLGIEDPYIWSAYVLCIISAIACMAYGIAKWNEEEEEDCL encoded by the coding sequence ATGTTAGGCATAGAGGACCCCTACATATGGAGTGCATATGTTCTGTGCATAATAAGTGCCATTGCCTGCATGGCATATGGAATTGCAAAATGGAATGAAGAGGAGGAAGAGGATTGCCTGTAA
- a CDS encoding universal stress protein: MKDITYGNILVPIDETKISKKVIDNALHIASMENGRIIVIYVEEPNYLKSLPDEFHEKLADLVIKNIEANLEYAAKQSEIHGIEFHTRVVRGRNPGREIINIAKENKVDLTVMGTESLRSDPFGSLTRWLIAADIGPVLVITAGD, from the coding sequence ATGAAAGACATAACCTATGGTAACATTCTGGTGCCAATTGATGAAACGAAAATTTCCAAAAAAGTGATAGACAATGCATTGCATATTGCTTCTATGGAGAATGGGCGCATTATTGTAATTTATGTGGAAGAGCCAAACTACTTAAAATCATTGCCGGATGAGTTTCATGAAAAACTTGCAGATCTGGTTATTAAGAATATAGAAGCCAACCTGGAATATGCGGCAAAGCAATCTGAAATACATGGCATAGAGTTCCATACCCGGGTTGTTAGAGGCAGGAATCCGGGCCGTGAAATAATCAATATTGCAAAGGAAAATAAGGTTGATCTTACTGTAATGGGGACTGAATCATTGCGTAGCGATCCCTTTGGAAGTCTCACAAGATGGTTAATTGCTGCCGATATAGGACCTGTACTTGTTATTACTGCAGGTGACTGA
- a CDS encoding pyridoxal-phosphate-dependent aminotransferase family protein, producing the protein MDLEDNLLMMPGPVPVPPRVLRAMSKPMINHRGAQFSAIYDDCRRILADIFKTENDIFVLSGSGTASMEAAVGCIADKDDRIISIENGKFGERFKDLASRYGSVVPLEFEWGTSVDLDPLEAQLQEGAKAVTMVHNETSTGILNPAEQVGKLAKKYGSLFIMDGVTSLGGDDVFVDDWGVDVAVVGSQKCIGAPPGLSMLSVSEAAFDAMKKENLPYYLDLKACKKSADKEKTQTPYTPAIPLFYALQESLHIIEEEGMDARIERHHKGAAAVRAAMDAMGIEMFPQLNEYSAYSNTVSAMKAPAGMDSETLKKEMMKSGITIAGGQAHLKGKIFRIGSMANVSYRDILSTLQQIEVVFKKSGVVSELGPATEAAIEVLCK; encoded by the coding sequence ATGGACCTTGAAGATAATTTATTAATGATGCCGGGCCCGGTGCCAGTACCCCCCAGGGTTCTCAGGGCAATGTCCAAACCGATGATTAATCATCGTGGAGCACAGTTTTCTGCAATATATGATGACTGTCGTCGTATTCTTGCTGACATTTTTAAGACAGAAAATGATATTTTTGTTTTAAGTGGTTCAGGTACCGCTTCTATGGAAGCTGCTGTAGGTTGTATCGCAGACAAAGATGACAGGATAATCTCCATTGAGAATGGTAAATTCGGGGAGCGTTTCAAGGATCTTGCATCCAGATACGGTTCTGTAGTTCCCCTGGAATTTGAATGGGGTACTTCAGTGGATCTGGATCCGCTTGAAGCACAACTTCAGGAAGGAGCAAAAGCCGTTACCATGGTTCACAACGAAACCTCTACAGGGATCCTCAATCCTGCAGAACAGGTCGGCAAACTGGCAAAGAAATATGGGTCCCTTTTTATAATGGACGGTGTGACTTCACTGGGTGGAGATGATGTATTTGTAGATGATTGGGGAGTTGATGTAGCAGTGGTTGGTTCCCAGAAATGTATTGGTGCACCACCAGGGCTCTCCATGCTTTCTGTAAGTGAAGCTGCATTTGATGCAATGAAAAAAGAAAACCTACCCTATTATCTTGATCTCAAAGCCTGCAAAAAGAGTGCTGACAAGGAAAAAACACAAACTCCTTACACACCTGCGATCCCCCTATTCTATGCCCTGCAGGAGTCACTTCATATAATTGAAGAAGAGGGAATGGATGCCAGAATAGAAAGGCACCATAAGGGTGCAGCTGCTGTGCGTGCGGCGATGGATGCAATGGGTATCGAGATGTTCCCACAGCTCAATGAATACAGTGCGTATTCCAACACTGTCTCGGCAATGAAGGCCCCGGCGGGTATGGACAGTGAAACCCTTAAAAAGGAAATGATGAAATCCGGAATTACAATTGCAGGCGGACAGGCTCATCTTAAGGGCAAGATTTTCCGTATTGGAAGTATGGCCAATGTAAGTTACAGGGATATTCTCAGTACTCTCCAGCAGATTGAGGTCGTATTCAAGAAAAGTGGAGTGGTTTCAGAACTGGGTCCGGCAACAGAAGCTGCAATTGAAGTATTGTGTAAATGA
- a CDS encoding calcium/sodium antiporter: MQQYTLPLFIVGLILITKGADWFTESAVSISQKSGIPKMIIGATIVSFATTAPEFTVSVYAAYLGHTGLTVGNAVGSAICNAGLILGGVIVVRSIPVEDSSFLKRGAFMIVSALLLIVISIDGMLTPVDGILLLVVFVAFLYYNYRSQSLLFGTNEEEVNQNLDEVSDSLSKDVAFFVLGAALVVSGSRILIDSGTDIAMWLGVPEMIIGLTLVAFGTSLPELITAISATLKGHHDLTVGNILGANTMDIALILGASSLISEIPIQDQSLYYDFPAMLLIMGMIVFFGLTGRKLARWEGAVILATYIAYLGGLFFFYMQ; the protein is encoded by the coding sequence ATGCAGCAATATACTTTGCCTCTTTTTATAGTAGGTCTGATCCTAATTACAAAAGGTGCTGATTGGTTTACCGAGTCTGCAGTCTCAATATCCCAAAAAAGTGGCATTCCTAAAATGATTATAGGAGCGACTATTGTTAGTTTCGCAACGACTGCACCTGAATTTACAGTTTCTGTATATGCTGCTTATTTGGGACATACAGGTCTGACAGTTGGTAACGCTGTGGGCTCTGCTATATGCAACGCCGGCCTGATCCTTGGAGGCGTAATAGTCGTACGCTCGATTCCTGTAGAGGATTCCTCTTTTTTGAAAAGGGGTGCATTTATGATTGTATCGGCTTTGCTGCTGATTGTAATATCCATTGACGGCATGCTCACACCTGTTGATGGTATACTTTTACTGGTAGTTTTTGTTGCTTTTCTCTATTACAATTACAGAAGTCAATCTTTGCTTTTTGGGACAAATGAAGAAGAAGTTAATCAAAATCTTGATGAAGTATCCGATTCTCTTTCAAAAGATGTGGCCTTTTTTGTTCTTGGTGCTGCTCTTGTGGTGAGTGGCAGTCGTATCCTGATTGATTCTGGTACTGACATTGCTATGTGGCTTGGTGTTCCCGAAATGATAATAGGATTGACCCTTGTAGCATTTGGGACATCTCTTCCAGAACTGATAACTGCGATTTCAGCTACTCTTAAGGGCCATCACGATCTGACTGTCGGTAACATACTCGGGGCAAATACGATGGATATAGCACTTATATTGGGTGCTTCTTCCCTTATCAGTGAAATTCCAATACAGGACCAATCCCTGTACTATGACTTTCCTGCAATGTTGTTAATAATGGGAATGATTGTATTTTTTGGATTGACAGGTCGCAAACTTGCACGCTGGGAGGGAGCTGTTATTTTAGCTACCTATATTGCATATTTGGGAGGTCTTTTCTTTTTCTATATGCAATAA
- a CDS encoding sodium:solute symporter family protein, giving the protein MPVSPVVLGVIVLVYLMIVFYCGWIAYKRTREVDDYMLAGRKVHPYILALSYGAAFISTSAIVGFGGVSATLGMGTLWLVFMNIVVGIFVAFVLFGSRTRRIGVNLGAVTFPELLGKRFNSKFIQGFSGALIGVFMPLYAGIVLIGGARFMETSLGINYDVAVFILTIIVAAYVITGGLLAVMYTDAMQGTLMLGGMTVLLILTYVNLGGITQAHQALTDMASMVPAGLAAGGHTGWTSMPSFDTPIWWTMVSTIILGVGIGVLAQPQLAVRFMTVDSKKSLNRAVFAGGPFILMMAGVAYIVGALSNVYFLDTQGQIALDVAKGNMDRIIPEYINSATPDIFVAIFMVTLLAAAMSTLSSQYHTMGTAIGHDFYKEFLKGGKSGKTISVTRLGIAVTIIMSVILAYMLPISIIARGTAIFFGLCAAAFLPAYAGALFWPRMTREGAIASLFAGTFSSLFWLAFVHAKEAAPLGISQAIFGTQTLLTGTWTVVDPILVATPIAAVTAVAVSLATKPMPEEHLDKCYRGCIKR; this is encoded by the coding sequence TTGCCTGTAAGCCCGGTAGTTCTTGGTGTAATCGTTCTGGTCTATCTGATGATAGTCTTCTATTGCGGATGGATTGCATACAAGCGCACAAGAGAAGTTGACGATTACATGCTTGCGGGGCGGAAAGTGCACCCGTACATACTGGCCCTATCCTATGGAGCGGCATTTATCAGTACATCCGCAATCGTTGGTTTCGGAGGAGTTTCCGCAACGCTGGGAATGGGGACACTCTGGCTTGTCTTCATGAATATCGTGGTCGGGATATTTGTGGCCTTTGTCCTTTTCGGATCACGCACACGACGCATAGGTGTGAACCTGGGTGCTGTCACATTCCCCGAACTGCTGGGGAAACGTTTCAACTCAAAATTCATACAGGGTTTTTCAGGTGCCCTGATCGGAGTATTCATGCCCCTTTATGCAGGGATCGTACTTATCGGAGGAGCCCGGTTCATGGAAACGTCCCTGGGAATAAATTATGATGTGGCCGTATTTATCCTCACGATTATTGTTGCAGCCTATGTGATCACAGGAGGTTTGCTGGCAGTTATGTACACAGACGCCATGCAGGGAACCCTGATGCTTGGGGGGATGACTGTACTGCTCATATTAACCTATGTAAACCTCGGTGGAATCACGCAAGCCCACCAGGCCCTCACCGACATGGCATCAATGGTACCAGCAGGTTTAGCTGCAGGCGGACATACTGGATGGACATCAATGCCTTCATTTGACACACCGATATGGTGGACAATGGTATCTACAATTATCCTCGGCGTGGGAATCGGTGTACTGGCACAACCCCAGCTGGCCGTGCGATTCATGACAGTAGATAGTAAAAAATCCCTCAACAGGGCAGTATTTGCCGGTGGACCTTTTATCCTCATGATGGCAGGAGTTGCCTATATAGTGGGTGCCCTTTCCAATGTGTATTTCCTCGATACGCAAGGCCAGATTGCATTGGATGTAGCAAAAGGTAATATGGACCGCATCATCCCGGAGTACATAAACAGTGCCACACCAGATATTTTCGTTGCAATTTTCATGGTAACCCTGCTGGCAGCTGCTATGTCAACTCTCAGTTCCCAATATCACACAATGGGAACTGCTATCGGCCATGATTTTTATAAAGAGTTCCTCAAGGGCGGTAAATCCGGAAAGACAATATCAGTAACCAGACTGGGGATCGCTGTTACAATCATAATGAGTGTTATCCTTGCCTACATGCTGCCAATCAGCATTATTGCCCGTGGAACAGCTATTTTCTTCGGCCTGTGCGCTGCTGCCTTCCTTCCCGCCTATGCAGGAGCACTGTTCTGGCCGCGTATGACCAGGGAAGGAGCAATTGCAAGTCTTTTTGCAGGAACATTCAGCAGCCTTTTCTGGCTGGCCTTTGTCCATGCAAAGGAAGCCGCTCCCCTGGGAATATCACAGGCTATTTTTGGAACACAGACCCTGCTCACCGGCACCTGGACCGTTGTTGATCCAATCCTTGTTGCCACACCAATCGCAGCCGTTACCGCCGTAGCAGTAAGCCTTGCTACCAAGCCAATGCCAGAAGAACACCTCGACAAATGTTACAGGGGATGCATCAAAAGATAA
- the ribC gene encoding riboflavin synthase, with protein sequence MKTIGIVDTTFARFDMGSAAVEEIKQHVSARMIRITVPGIKDLPVASKKLIEEQGCEIVMALGMPGAAEKDKMCAHEASTGIIQAQLMTNTHIIEVFVHEDEGKDEKELAFLMENRAREHARNVVDLLFKPEKLVKQAGTGQRQGFEDVGSLRG encoded by the coding sequence ATGAAAACCATAGGTATTGTAGACACGACGTTTGCACGTTTTGATATGGGCAGTGCTGCTGTGGAGGAGATCAAGCAGCATGTTTCAGCCCGTATGATTCGGATCACAGTTCCGGGTATAAAGGACCTGCCGGTAGCTTCTAAAAAGCTTATTGAGGAGCAGGGCTGTGAAATAGTTATGGCTCTGGGAATGCCCGGCGCTGCGGAAAAAGATAAAATGTGTGCACATGAGGCTTCCACGGGTATTATCCAGGCCCAGCTTATGACAAATACGCATATAATCGAAGTTTTTGTCCACGAAGATGAAGGCAAGGATGAGAAGGAGCTTGCTTTTCTCATGGAGAATCGTGCCCGTGAACATGCCCGTAATGTCGTGGATCTACTCTTTAAGCCCGAAAAACTTGTAAAACAGGCAGGTACGGGCCAGAGGCAGGGTTTTGAGGATGTAGGAAGCCTGCGTGGATGA
- a CDS encoding metallophosphoesterase — translation MADSHDNLKMIRKAVNFFNEKQVSAVLHAGDLISPFNVKGFTELEAPLHLVFGNNEGDRITIKEWFAKQGANVCGDFGTLDIEGLHIALLHGINEEEIEALAASGCFDLIVRGHTHQAGSYMTGNTRVINPGEAAGVLTGKATVAVVDTVTKETEIIEL, via the coding sequence ATGGCTGATTCCCACGATAACCTCAAAATGATACGCAAAGCGGTGAACTTCTTCAATGAAAAACAGGTCTCAGCTGTCCTCCATGCCGGAGACCTCATATCTCCCTTCAACGTAAAAGGATTCACGGAACTGGAGGCCCCTCTTCACCTTGTATTTGGAAATAACGAAGGGGACAGAATCACTATAAAAGAATGGTTTGCAAAACAGGGAGCAAACGTGTGTGGTGATTTTGGCACACTGGATATAGAGGGTTTGCATATTGCCCTGCTACATGGGATCAACGAAGAAGAAATTGAGGCTCTTGCTGCATCCGGTTGTTTTGATCTCATTGTCAGGGGACATACCCATCAGGCAGGCAGCTACATGACCGGCAATACACGAGTGATAAATCCCGGGGAAGCTGCCGGAGTACTTACCGGAAAAGCTACTGTTGCAGTGGTGGATACCGTAACAAAGGAAACCGAGATAATTGAACTATAA
- the ribH gene encoding 6,7-dimethyl-8-ribityllumazine synthase, with amino-acid sequence MTIRLGFVVAEFNRDLTYQMELLGIEHAKFLGAEVTDTVLVPGVYDMPLAIKKLCEKNDIDAVVTIGSVIEGATGHDEIVVQHASRKITDLSLEYNKPVTLGIAGPGMSRMEAHQRVDYAKRAVEAAVKLIRRL; translated from the coding sequence ATGACAATCAGACTGGGATTTGTGGTAGCGGAGTTTAACAGGGATCTTACCTACCAGATGGAATTGCTTGGTATAGAACATGCGAAATTCCTGGGTGCGGAAGTGACAGATACAGTTCTTGTACCTGGTGTTTACGATATGCCACTTGCAATCAAGAAACTTTGTGAAAAGAATGATATCGATGCAGTTGTAACCATTGGTTCGGTAATAGAAGGTGCAACAGGTCACGATGAGATAGTGGTCCAGCATGCCTCAAGAAAGATTACCGACCTTTCTCTGGAATACAACAAACCTGTCACTCTGGGCATTGCAGGTCCCGGTATGAGCCGCATGGAGGCTCATCAGAGGGTCGATTATGCCAAAAGGGCTGTAGAGGCTGCGGTAAAACTTATCAGGCGTCTCTAA
- a CDS encoding response regulator: MKSGDILVVEDEMIVAMGIKLKLEEMGYIVCGIVADGQTAINMASHLKPDLILMDIVLKGNIDGIEAAKVIKQKLATQFIFLTGISDKAILHRVHELKPVGTIMKPFDDSQLRNMIEEALDFSDYCALSE, translated from the coding sequence ATGAAATCCGGGGACATATTGGTAGTTGAGGATGAAATGATCGTTGCAATGGGCATAAAACTCAAACTGGAGGAGATGGGTTATATTGTTTGCGGAATTGTGGCAGACGGGCAAACTGCTATAAATATGGCATCACATTTGAAACCGGATTTGATTTTGATGGATATTGTTCTCAAAGGCAATATAGACGGAATTGAAGCTGCCAAAGTAATCAAACAGAAATTGGCTACCCAATTTATTTTCCTGACCGGTATATCTGACAAGGCCATTTTGCATCGTGTCCATGAACTAAAACCCGTGGGAACTATAATGAAACCTTTTGATGACTCACAGCTGCGTAATATGATAGAAGAGGCTTTGGATTTTTCTGATTATTGTGCTTTGTCAGAATGA